A window of Nicotiana tabacum cultivar K326 chromosome 24, ASM71507v2, whole genome shotgun sequence contains these coding sequences:
- the LOC107762780 gene encoding putative serine/threonine-protein kinase isoform X1, with protein sequence MKFPFPFTSCFSSSSGTMDTSQINPYDGQRAQKFSVFSYKELKAATHGFRASSRIGEGGFGSVYKGRLEDGSSVAVKVLSIELETMRGEREFISEIAALSDIRHENLVTLRGYCVDGTDRLLVYEYMENNSLTQSLLGEDHNRSKFTWELRREISKGIAKGLSYLHEEVTPHIVHRDIKASNILLDQNFTPKIADFGLSRLFPEKTSHITTRVAGTLGYLSPEYAISGHLTRKSDVYSFGVLLLEIVSGCPVIAFDIERGEYFLVNKAWEMYNTDKLLELVDPVLNGEFHGDEAIRFLKIGLLCVQEIASLRPKMSAVIKMLSSTNYMELEDVKITQPGILADLKDVKIGQKQCSNSFLSNAVAMARKCWYKVYISNTQTWPTFFEKI encoded by the exons ATGAAGTTTCCTTTTCCATTTACCAGTTGTTTTAGTTCCTCATCTGGTACAATGGATACCAGCCAAATTAACCCATATG ATGGACAAAGAGCTCAGAAGTTCTCAGTGTTCTCTTACAAGGAATTAAAGGCTGCAACTCATGGATTCAGAGCATCAAGTAGAATTGGAGAGGGAGGATTTGGTTCTGTTTACAAG GGTCGGCTTGAAGATGGAAGCAGTGTGGCTGTAAAGGTTCTATCAATTGAATTAGAAACAATGCGAGGTGAAAGGGAATTTATATCAGAAATAGCTGCATTGTCTGATATTAGACATGAAAATCTTGTCACCCTCAGAGGATATTGTGTGGATGGGACCGACAGACTCTTAGTCTATGAATACATGGAAAATAATAGTCTAACACAATCTCTTCTAG GGGAAGATCACAACAGAAGTAAATTTACATGGGAACTTAGGAGagaaatttctaaaggaatagCAAAGGGACTTTCATATCTACATGAAGAAGTGACTCCCCACATTGTACATAGAGATATTAAGGCCAGCAATATACTTCTTGATCAGAATTTTACACCAaaaattgcagattttggttTATCTAGACTATTTCCTGAGAAAACTTCACACATTACTACCCGAGTTGCCGGAACATT GGGATATCTTTCTCCGGAATACGCCATCAGTGGACATTTAACTCGGAAATCAGATGTTTATAGCTTTGGAGTCTTATTGCTAGAAATAGTCAGCGGTTGCCCTGTTATTGCTTTTGACATTGAGAGAGGAGAATATTTCCTAGTTAACAAG GCATGGGAAATGTACAATACTGACAAATTATTAGAGCTAGTAGACCCTGTCTTAAATGGAGAATTTCATGGCGATGAAGCTATCCGATTCTTGAAGATTGGCCTACTTTGTGTGCAAGAAATCGCCAGCCTCCGCCCCAAAATGTCAGCAGTCATAAAGATGTTGAGCAGTACCAATTATATGGAATTAGAGGATGTAAAGATTACTCAACCTGGAATTCTTGCTGATCTGAAAGATGTTAAGATAGGTCAAAAGCAATGTTCTAACAGCTTTTTATCTAATGCTGTAGCTATGGCTAGAAAGTGTTGGTACAAAGTGTATATTTCAAACACACAAACTTGGCCAACATTTTTTGAGAAGATATAA
- the LOC107762780 gene encoding putative serine/threonine-protein kinase isoform X2 produces MKFPFPFTSCFSSSSGTMDTSQINPYDGQRAQKFSVFSYKELKAATHGFRASSRIGEGGFGSVYKGRLEDGSSVAVKVLSIELETMRGEREFISEIAALSDIRHENLVTLRGYCVDGTDRLLVYEYMENNSLTQSLLDFGLSRLFPEKTSHITTRVAGTLGYLSPEYAISGHLTRKSDVYSFGVLLLEIVSGCPVIAFDIERGEYFLVNKAWEMYNTDKLLELVDPVLNGEFHGDEAIRFLKIGLLCVQEIASLRPKMSAVIKMLSSTNYMELEDVKITQPGILADLKDVKIGQKQCSNSFLSNAVAMARKCWYKVYISNTQTWPTFFEKI; encoded by the exons ATGAAGTTTCCTTTTCCATTTACCAGTTGTTTTAGTTCCTCATCTGGTACAATGGATACCAGCCAAATTAACCCATATG ATGGACAAAGAGCTCAGAAGTTCTCAGTGTTCTCTTACAAGGAATTAAAGGCTGCAACTCATGGATTCAGAGCATCAAGTAGAATTGGAGAGGGAGGATTTGGTTCTGTTTACAAG GGTCGGCTTGAAGATGGAAGCAGTGTGGCTGTAAAGGTTCTATCAATTGAATTAGAAACAATGCGAGGTGAAAGGGAATTTATATCAGAAATAGCTGCATTGTCTGATATTAGACATGAAAATCTTGTCACCCTCAGAGGATATTGTGTGGATGGGACCGACAGACTCTTAGTCTATGAATACATGGAAAATAATAGTCTAACACAATCTCTTCTAG attttggttTATCTAGACTATTTCCTGAGAAAACTTCACACATTACTACCCGAGTTGCCGGAACATT GGGATATCTTTCTCCGGAATACGCCATCAGTGGACATTTAACTCGGAAATCAGATGTTTATAGCTTTGGAGTCTTATTGCTAGAAATAGTCAGCGGTTGCCCTGTTATTGCTTTTGACATTGAGAGAGGAGAATATTTCCTAGTTAACAAG GCATGGGAAATGTACAATACTGACAAATTATTAGAGCTAGTAGACCCTGTCTTAAATGGAGAATTTCATGGCGATGAAGCTATCCGATTCTTGAAGATTGGCCTACTTTGTGTGCAAGAAATCGCCAGCCTCCGCCCCAAAATGTCAGCAGTCATAAAGATGTTGAGCAGTACCAATTATATGGAATTAGAGGATGTAAAGATTACTCAACCTGGAATTCTTGCTGATCTGAAAGATGTTAAGATAGGTCAAAAGCAATGTTCTAACAGCTTTTTATCTAATGCTGTAGCTATGGCTAGAAAGTGTTGGTACAAAGTGTATATTTCAAACACACAAACTTGGCCAACATTTTTTGAGAAGATATAA
- the LOC107762778 gene encoding aquaporin PIP2-1-like yields MAKDIEYGTDQYAPNKDYQDPPPAPLIDAEELGKWSFYRAIIAEFIATLLFLYITVLTVIGYKSQSDTKHNGDECGGVGILGIAWAFGGMIFVLVYCTAGISGGHINPAVTFGLFLARKISLARAVMYMIAQCLGAICGCGLVKAFQKSYYVRYGGGANELATGYSTGTGLAAEIIGTFVLVYTVFSATDPKRNARDSHVPVLAPLPIGFAVFMVHLATIPITGTGINPARSFGAAVIYGKDKAWDDQWIFWVGPLIGAAIAALYHQYILRAGAVKALGSFRSNA; encoded by the exons ATGGCCAAGGATATTGAATATGGCACTGATCAGTACGCCCCTAATAAGGACTACCAAGATCCACCTCCAGCACCACTAATTGATGCAGAGGAACTTGGAAAATGGTCATTTTATAGAGCCATTATTGCTGAATTTATTGCCACTCTCTTATTTCTCTACATCACTGTCCTCACTGTGATTGGCTACAAGAGCCAAAGTGACACTAAACATAATGGTGATGAATGTGGTGGTGTTGGCATTCTTGGCATTGCTTGGGCCTTTGGTGGCATGATTTTCGTTCTTGTTTACTGCACTGCTGGTATTTCTG GAGGACATATTAACCCAGCTGTGACATTTGGGCTGTTCTTGGCTAGAAAAATCTCATTGGCCAGAGCAGTAATGTATATGATAGCACAGTGCTTAGGAGCCATTTGTGGTTGTGGTTTGGTGAAGGCATTTCAGAAGTCTTATTATGTTAGATATGGTGGTGGTGCCAATGAGCTTGCAACAGGCTACAGCACTGGCACTGGATTAGCTGCTGAAATCATTGGCACTTTTGTCCTTGTTTATACTGTCTTCTCTGCCACTGACCCCAAGAGAAATGCCAGAGACTCCCATGTTCCT GTATTGGCACCACTTCCAATTGGATTTGCTGTATTCATGGTTCACTTGGCCACAATCCCAATCACTGGAACTGGTATTAATCCAGCTAGAAGTTTTGGAGCTGCAGTCATATATGGCAAAGACAAAGCCTGGGATGACCAA TGGATTTTCTGGGTTGGACCTTTAATTGGTGCTGCAATTGCTGCATTATATCACCAATATATTTTGAGAGCTGGAGCAGTCAAAGCACTTGGCTCATTCAGGAGCAATGCCTAA